ACATGTTATAATCTTATACCACAAATTAAAATACACATAATATAGCAAATCTATGACATGACCTACTACATCCGTTTACTTTAGCTATTGAGGGTGAAATCAGTTCCATGTTATATGCATCAATTCGATCGTGTAAGTTATCTTACGGCATTTGAATCAATAAGATATTCGATCTAAAAACTAATCCAATAACAAATCATCATGCATAACTCAGAACTTGATTCTTTGATATTCCGAGAGCTAGTGACCAATATGTCTTTCACTTATGGTTTAGCAATAATACgtttaaaaccataaaataaatcTTTAGAGTTTGAATGAGGATTGATGTCTTAgcaataaaagaaagaaagaaaaagaatgagGATCGATGTAAAGACGAGACCGGAAAATATAATGCATTTTTTTCTGAGAAAATAATGCATTCACTTGGTAGTTGGTACATTACCTTGCTTTTTTTTCATGcacaatttatttttgttcagttttgtttttaacgccgttatttttcatgatttttatataaaacatgaaaatagtttttccactttttataatttacccCGAAAACGAAGACGCTATATCGGCACCTgctattttcttaaatatctttacataatttcttatatatatccgTCGAAAAACAAATGAATTATCAATTATTCCCATTCTAGCCAATGCATAGAGAAGAGAAAGTGTAGCTTGGATTTATCCTCTACACATGCTTCATTCGGACAAAATGTGTCGTTGGCTAAAGACTTAAAGTTAAGAAGTTCGGTAAAGCTTAAATGCTTTTGCCGTCTTGCAATAGTGCTTGCACTTCCCAACCTAACTTCATGTCCATTGACCAACTATTCTATCCGATGTATGCAGATAATAAATCTACACATCAATACTCATTTTTATAACCGTGGAGATCCAAAAACTTTATAGGCCCAAAATTTTATCTCACAAAATTTTACATTCGGGCGGACACGATCTAAATGGCACGGCTAGGTGGCCAAGACGAATTGCCACTGAACTTAAGACAACTTGGTTTACACATCAATATTCATACTTGCTTTATTatcatatcaatatatatatatatatacacttacgGCTCAATTACTCTTTACGTTTCTAGGCTCGTCGAATCTTATATTCCAtacatgttcatcccatgtttgTACCTTTTTAGATGTAAATATTTACGGATTTTGACGCATGGATGCAAATCAGTGATAAAGAACCATTTTATAGATTCTCTATTTATTTAAACAGTCtatttcttcctttgacaacgaaaataaaataaaagataaagtcGATATCTTCGTCTTGAAGATTGTGGTTTTAGTTAATGGAGTTAGGCTTACGTCGGGTTCTGCATGTTGAATGGCGATGCCCAAAAATGGATAAAAATTGTTGAATAAAGGCATCGTGAACTGTACAAAAGCTATCTATTTTCAGCTGTGACACTTGTCTTCTTGCTATTGGTGAAATAAGGTTCCATATGCTTGTGTCATGTGATATGTAAATGCATCGGTCCACATGTATATGTATAGACACGCCTAACTCATGTGTATCTGTTTTAAAGTTAGAAAATAactatgtattattttattttttaactatatattaattgtacGAATATGTTAATTACTATTCATTCAAATGTAGTTATCGTTTATTGGTTAACGGATAGCTCATAGCTGTATCAGTCAGGTATAAGCTTGGACGTTTTTAATAGTCGAGTAAGATGTGATAAAACCTCCAAAATACATTACACTATGGAAGTGGAACAGAGAACAAATAAACAAACGTTTGTATTGGAATATACAAATCATATGCAAAAACTAGTTAGTGTTATCATTTATACATGACACAAACATTCCTACGACAAATTATTCAACTAGTACAAATATAAGGCCAGGAAATAAATGACCCCTTCCagttttatttatgtataacATCCAACGGGTTGCAATaaagttcaaaatatatatcaagGATTATGATTattgatattatataaaaagtatATCCCCAAACCTCGAAACGTCGAGGCAAAAACCATATACATGTCACGTACTAATCACAGTActaaaaatcacaaatctcAAAGTAATATTCCATATCTTGTTTTCCGAGCGATCGTTGTTAATCAATTACCATTGAGTAAATGCATTGATGACCAGATATCATCCATGCCCCAATAGTTTTCACCAGTTTGATCATCAACGGTCATCGGTACCGGATAATCTGCTGTCGTCGCAGCCGTAGTCACCGGAGCCACAGGCGCAGAGTAGTTACCATAGTTGAATTCCATATTGGTATGTTGATACGACGTTGTTGTAGGAGAATAAGTATCCATCGCCTGGTCTTGTGCACAAAAGACATTATGGGCCGACGTGCTTGCAGCGTGATCATTGATTTCTGAACTCTGAGATCCAACGGACGACGTTGCAGTTGCTGCTACATCGGTTTGTTTGATGTATTTTTGTATTCTTGTCCTCCAGAAATTTTTGATCTCGTTGTCGGTTCTTCCTGGAAGGTGTTTAGCGATTTTTGACCACCTgatcatatatattaaagtgttaatttatttatgagataagtatttattatttaatataaggATAACTAAGATGATGAGCTCATGATTGTTGTGGGGTTAGCGGTCTAATCCGTGACTGCGACAAACCAAGTACGTCTAGATGAATCCAAAACATTAAGGTTTGCGTCTATTTCAATTATGCCTTTTCTTGTTGTCAGGAGACTTTATACTTTTGTTCACATGTACTATGTTTGGATCTTTTTCAAGCCTTATAAagtttgttaaattttttttatccctTATCCTTTTGGTAAAAGcgttactttaattttttttgtttatttgtttgttaaaaGGGTCTATAAAGTGTAATTCTCTGATTTAGTAAAAGCTTGCTATCTTATGAATAAATTGTCTACATCAtgaattatgaaaattttagtaTAATCAGGCTGA
This genomic interval from Brassica napus cultivar Da-Ae chromosome A6, Da-Ae, whole genome shotgun sequence contains the following:
- the LOC106352397 gene encoding transcription factor MYB21, coding for MDKRGGICSGGSGSSGETEVRKGPWTMEEDLILINYIANHGDGVWNTLAKSAGLKRTGKSCRLRWLNYLRPDVRRGNITPEEQLIIMELHAKWGNRWSKIAKHLPGRTDNEIKNFWRTRIQKYIKQTDVAATATSSVGSQSSEINDHAASTSAHNVFCAQDQAMDTYSPTTTSYQHTNMEFNYGNYSAPVAPVTTAATTADYPVPMTVDDQTGENYWGMDDIWSSMHLLNGN